One Euphorbia lathyris chromosome 1, ddEupLath1.1, whole genome shotgun sequence DNA segment encodes these proteins:
- the LOC136213965 gene encoding bifunctional UDP-glucose 4-epimerase and UDP-xylose 4-epimerase 1-like has translation MAEQTILVTGGAGFIGTHTVLQLLKEGFRVSIIDNLDNSVTQAVDRVRELVGPQLSQKLEFVEGDLRNKHDLEKLFSRTKFDAVIHFAGLKAVGESVVNPRRYFDNNLIGTINLYEIMAKYKCKKMVFSSSATVYGQPEKMPCLEDFELRAMNPYGRTKLFLEEIARDIQKAEPEWEIILLRYFNPVGAHESGKLGEDPMGIPNNLMPFIQQVAVGRLDVLNVYGHDYPTKDGTPVRDYIHVVDLADGHIAALRKLFTAEKIGCVAYNLGTGLGTSVLQMVAAFEKASGKKIPLKMCPRRYGDATEVYASTEKAERELGWKAKYGVDEMCRDQWKWASSYPWGYQSKEA, from the exons ATGGCTGAACAAACAATTCTTGTTACTGGTGGTGCTGGGTTTATTGGCACCCATACTGTACTGCAACTCCTGAAAGAGGGGTTTAGGGTTTCAATCATAGATAATCTTGATAATTCTGTCACTCAAGCTGTTGATAGGGTCAGGGAACTGGTTGGTCCTCAGCTTTCTCAGAAACTTGAATTTGTTGAG GGTGATCTTAGGAACAAGCATGATTTGGAGAAACTCTTTTCTCGAACCAA ATTTGATGCTGTAATTCATTTTGCTGGGTTAAAGGCAGTGGGCGAGAGTGTTGTAAATCCTCGTCGTTATTTTGACAATAATTTGATTGGTACTATTAATCTGTATGAGATCATGGCAAAATACAAGTGCAAGAAG ATGGTATTCTCATCATCTGCAACTGTATATGGGCAACCAGAAAAGATGCCATGCCTTGAAGACTTCGAGTTACGAGCAATGAACCCTTATGGGAGGACTAAG CTTTTCCTCGAAGAAATTGCTCGTGATATCCAAAAGGCTGAACCAGAATGGGAAATCATCTTACTGAGGTACTTCAATCCTGTAGGAGCTCATGAGAGTGGTAAACTTGGTGAAGATCCAATGGGTATTCCAAATAATCTCATGCCTTTCATCCAACAAGTTGCGGTTGGCAGATTGGACGTACTCAATGTATACGGTCATGATTATCCCACCAAAGATGGTACTCCG GTCAGGGACTACATCCATGTTGTTGACTTAGCAGATGGTCATATTGCTGCTCTTAGGAAACTTTTTACAGCTGAGAAAATAG GTTGTGTAGCATACAACTTGGGAACAGGACTTGGAACATCTGTGCTTCAAATGGTTGCTGCATTTGAAAAAGCTTCTGGCAAG AAAATTCCGTTGAAGATGTGTCCAAGAAGGTATGGAGATGCTACTGAAGTCTATGCTTCAACAGAGAAAGCTGAGAGAGAACTTGGTTGGAA GGCAAAATATGGTGTAGATGAGATGTGCAGAGACCAGTGGAAATGGGCAAGCAGCTACCCATGGGGCTACCAGTCAAAGGAGGCTTGA